One stretch of Candidatus Baltobacteraceae bacterium DNA includes these proteins:
- a CDS encoding DUF4097 family beta strand repeat-containing protein: MISRGSILAAIVIAELAIVGTAIVAVRGDQIGPSFAPPAFAQFTHGSHLIEGGPHQLFYIGPHPSLTVDIGYADLTIQSGKAGQIDVSVSPSPDFGIFRSKEPISATKDRQTVRITTPSQHGITTGDNRMVTVVVPEGTSVSVVHAGDIRASGLRAEASFSSLGNGFIRIEDYDGPALHLTASRGSVTMHAVAAQHLEVSARDDRIEGTGLRVHDGSIEGGDRVTLGFAPGTNTVVNADTDDGRITATGLNATAAGKKGDDDDSSSQTVRVGAGNGSLDVHTSDGNINLVQEN; encoded by the coding sequence GTGATCTCACGAGGTTCGATCCTCGCCGCAATCGTCATTGCCGAGCTGGCGATCGTCGGCACTGCCATCGTCGCGGTCCGAGGCGACCAAATCGGGCCGTCTTTCGCGCCGCCCGCCTTCGCGCAGTTCACGCACGGATCGCACCTCATCGAGGGCGGTCCGCATCAGCTCTTCTATATAGGCCCGCACCCATCGCTCACCGTTGATATCGGATATGCGGACCTCACGATCCAAAGCGGCAAAGCCGGCCAGATCGACGTTAGTGTCAGCCCAAGCCCCGACTTCGGAATCTTCCGCTCAAAGGAGCCGATTTCGGCAACCAAAGATAGGCAGACGGTCCGCATTACGACGCCGTCCCAGCACGGGATTACAACCGGCGACAATCGCATGGTGACCGTCGTGGTGCCGGAGGGAACCAGCGTTTCGGTTGTACACGCGGGCGACATTAGAGCGAGCGGTTTGCGTGCCGAGGCCTCATTTTCGAGTCTCGGCAACGGCTTCATAAGAATCGAAGACTATGATGGGCCGGCATTGCACTTGACCGCATCGAGGGGTTCGGTCACCATGCATGCCGTCGCCGCCCAACATCTCGAGGTGAGCGCTCGGGACGATCGCATTGAGGGAACGGGATTGCGAGTCCACGACGGCAGCATCGAAGGCGGCGATCGCGTGACGCTTGGTTTTGCGCCAGGTACAAACACCGTCGTCAACGCCGATACGGACGACGGTAGAATCACGGCGACCGGCTTGAACGCTACCGCCGCCGGCAAAAAAGGCGACGATGACGATTCGTCGTCACAGACGGTGCGCGTCGGCGCCGGAAACGGGAGCCTCGACGTTCACACGAGCGACGGAAACATCAATCTCGTTCAGGAAAACTAA
- a CDS encoding DUF4239 domain-containing protein has product MIFLVTAAVAVAVALAAAGVHYVVQRCIGPRILVEQNNVAGFIYSAIAVTYAVVLGFVVVVVWEKYGEVQNHVDAEAAAVFDLYHTAEAFPQPLRRRIRTDLRGYVADVVTREWPEMTDGTVALSAVSDVENIAREIETFTPSNRGQQDAHQIAMQELLRAFDARRERVLATRASVPPILWFGLIAGASATLCFTFFFGVQNRVMQLLMTGILAALITIMFVVIKEFDTPFRGPNAITPNVWLFYESRMKILENEA; this is encoded by the coding sequence ATGATTTTCTTGGTCACGGCCGCGGTAGCTGTTGCTGTAGCACTCGCGGCCGCCGGCGTGCACTACGTCGTGCAACGCTGCATCGGTCCACGAATTCTCGTCGAGCAAAATAACGTTGCCGGCTTCATTTATTCGGCGATCGCCGTGACGTATGCGGTCGTGCTCGGATTCGTCGTGGTCGTCGTTTGGGAGAAGTACGGCGAAGTTCAAAACCACGTCGATGCCGAGGCTGCCGCCGTCTTCGACCTGTACCACACCGCTGAAGCCTTTCCGCAACCGCTGCGGCGTCGAATCCGTACGGACTTGCGCGGATACGTCGCCGATGTCGTCACCAGGGAATGGCCGGAAATGACCGACGGAACAGTGGCGCTCAGCGCCGTTTCCGACGTCGAGAACATCGCGCGCGAGATCGAAACCTTTACGCCGTCAAACCGTGGGCAACAGGATGCGCATCAGATTGCAATGCAGGAGCTGCTGCGCGCGTTCGATGCACGGCGGGAACGTGTTCTTGCGACCAGAGCATCGGTGCCGCCGATTCTCTGGTTCGGCTTGATTGCGGGCGCCTCGGCGACGCTATGTTTCACATTCTTCTTCGGTGTTCAGAATCGCGTCATGCAGCTCTTGATGACCGGAATTCTCGCCGCGCTCATCACGATCATGTTCGTCGTCATCAAGGAATTCGACACGCCTTTCCGCGGGCCGAATGCGATCACGCCGAACGTATGGCTATTCTACGAAAGCCGTATGAAAATATTGGAGAACGAAGCTTAG
- a CDS encoding hemerythrin domain-containing protein — translation MDVLSIIKQEHREVGALIDEANKCDAGDERLRELAKEIATKLSTHLAIEERLFYAQLKARADDEEEKVDVFEAYTEHAAAKSLMQMISSGRKPDEQFKAEVQVLGENVKHHVEEEESKVFGVARELLEKEELDEIGEAWEKAKQRAQRGASGNGRAAASKKRSTGRPARKTARSR, via the coding sequence GTGGACGTACTTAGCATCATCAAACAAGAACATCGGGAAGTCGGAGCCTTGATCGACGAGGCGAACAAGTGCGACGCCGGTGACGAGCGGCTTCGCGAACTCGCGAAAGAGATCGCGACGAAGCTATCGACACATCTCGCCATTGAAGAGCGGCTATTCTACGCGCAGCTCAAGGCGCGAGCCGACGACGAAGAAGAGAAGGTCGATGTCTTCGAGGCGTATACCGAACACGCGGCTGCAAAGAGTCTTATGCAGATGATAAGCAGTGGCCGCAAGCCGGACGAGCAGTTCAAGGCCGAAGTTCAGGTTCTCGGTGAAAACGTCAAGCATCACGTCGAAGAAGAAGAGTCGAAAGTCTTCGGCGTTGCGCGCGAGCTTCTGGAGAAGGAAGAACTCGACGAAATCGGCGAGGCGTGGGAAAAAGCCAAACAGCGTGCACAGCGGGGCGCTTCGGGCAACGGACGAGCCGCCGCTAGTAAAAAGCGATCGACCGGGCGGCCGGCACGCAAGACAGCTCGGTCGCGATGA
- a CDS encoding SRPBCC family protein, which translates to MSTSQQYSPGPANMARVQKNGETWTLILVKELRHSADKVWQALTDPVELSEWAPFKVSGNLSKVGSTVQLTWIGAPSEIETKVKRAEPPKLLEYSCGDNDMRWELEAVSGGTRLTLWSIIDRNYISMGAAGWHIALDVLEQKLNGTPIGPIAGSAAMQFEGWQRLNAEYAQQFGIELPKWG; encoded by the coding sequence ATGAGCACCAGTCAGCAGTATTCGCCGGGTCCCGCCAACATGGCGCGCGTTCAAAAGAACGGAGAAACCTGGACGCTGATTCTCGTGAAAGAACTCCGTCACTCGGCTGACAAAGTGTGGCAGGCGCTGACCGATCCCGTGGAGCTAAGCGAATGGGCGCCCTTCAAAGTCAGTGGAAATCTCAGCAAAGTTGGGAGTACGGTCCAGCTTACGTGGATCGGCGCGCCCAGCGAGATCGAAACGAAAGTGAAGCGAGCCGAGCCTCCAAAGTTGCTCGAATACAGCTGCGGCGATAACGACATGCGCTGGGAGCTGGAAGCCGTCAGCGGCGGCACGCGTCTGACGCTATGGAGCATAATCGATCGCAACTACATCTCGATGGGCGCAGCCGGTTGGCACATCGCCTTGGATGTTTTGGAACAGAAGTTGAACGGAACGCCGATTGGCCCGATCGCCGGTTCTGCAGCAATGCAATTCGAGGGGTGGCAGCGGCTGAACGCCGAGTACGCTCAGCAGTTCGGCATCGAACTCCCCAAATGGGGATGA
- a CDS encoding metalloregulator ArsR/SmtB family transcription factor translates to MESAFEIIAEPNRRAILGLLVSSQKTVGEIERRLRMSQPTVSKHLRILREAGFVESTIDAQRRLYRLKPEPFAEMDAWLAQFRRFWSVHVDALERHLNRMHPAKPTKRKKRRK, encoded by the coding sequence GTGGAATCTGCGTTTGAGATTATTGCGGAGCCGAACCGGCGCGCGATATTGGGGTTGCTCGTATCCTCACAGAAGACGGTTGGAGAGATCGAACGCCGGCTGCGCATGTCGCAGCCGACCGTCTCAAAGCACCTGCGCATATTGCGCGAGGCCGGTTTCGTGGAATCCACGATCGACGCACAGCGTCGTCTCTATCGGCTAAAGCCTGAACCGTTTGCGGAAATGGATGCTTGGCTGGCTCAGTTCCGTCGATTCTGGTCCGTTCACGTCGATGCTCTCGAACGCCACCTCAACCGCATGCATCCAGCAAAACCGACGAAGCGGAAGAAAAGGAGAAAATAG
- a CDS encoding prolyl oligopeptidase family serine peptidase: MPTRLSIGSRVVDAHAIKWLLENEATWNGHMNAPESIAWVPHHDQLIVSWRGANDTKAPETQLIASVDLKDGECRTLTVGFEPVVSSDGRHVAFVSRTSGSLQIYVMNADGSGIQQLTNRKGGVVGAGFGYDAPPFAWSPNSRSIAYVTHHFLYGYGNSMSAIGGTRVHVYSSDPSSSPSILSEPIAPEIRTIDLDTGADRLAVQAYRDTWVNWVGWSPNGRLFFDESHFFHADDFHSIVAFDPATRKTSTVVRVAGMQKWLNPTFVDDGTKLLYLTDPVFPTYDIVDDFAVTNIGGKKTSYWTRDFRWLYRFYPQWDNRTHTIFSVGMHGSAYGQIYRLRRGQQPESVTRGSEDVQAFALSSERASIAWLGLDPYGQVRLHVANEDGSSARALVRLHPEFDGLKMSRIEEIHYRSSDGLELPALIVYPMHYDARRRYPTIVQIHGGGFSSRLTLDGTIIYGAGPLEWQYWASLGYAMVITDYRITGTYGHKPVQEAIANHDYYERDCADVEGAVNYAIAHGIADPNRLGVFGVSYGGTHTNFLITHDHRYRAAISYEGWGNEFYHNESAIVKLSHEELGYLYGGTQWDVPQRYVRESSVFHTKNVKTATMFVSGNPNLGSEPRDDPEFLYASFRDQGVPSELIQYEDEGHVLHETQDQMDLLARSTVWFDKHLMHAKGPAASNDRPM; this comes from the coding sequence GTGCCGACGCGGTTATCAATAGGATCGCGTGTTGTCGATGCGCACGCAATCAAGTGGTTGCTGGAAAACGAAGCCACGTGGAACGGGCACATGAACGCGCCCGAATCGATTGCGTGGGTTCCCCATCACGACCAGCTGATCGTCTCATGGCGAGGCGCGAATGATACAAAGGCGCCTGAAACACAGTTGATCGCATCGGTCGATCTCAAAGACGGCGAGTGTCGCACGCTCACGGTGGGATTCGAGCCGGTTGTATCGTCGGACGGCAGACATGTCGCATTCGTATCGCGAACGAGCGGCTCACTGCAGATATACGTCATGAATGCCGATGGATCGGGAATTCAGCAGTTGACGAATCGTAAAGGCGGAGTCGTCGGCGCAGGATTTGGTTATGATGCTCCTCCGTTCGCGTGGTCTCCCAATTCGCGATCGATCGCTTACGTGACACATCACTTCTTGTACGGCTATGGCAATTCTATGTCGGCCATCGGCGGCACGCGCGTTCATGTTTATAGCAGCGACCCGTCCTCATCGCCGTCGATTCTCTCGGAACCAATAGCCCCTGAGATTCGAACAATCGATCTCGACACCGGCGCCGATCGGTTGGCCGTTCAGGCCTACCGTGACACGTGGGTCAATTGGGTTGGCTGGTCACCAAATGGCCGGCTATTTTTCGATGAATCGCATTTCTTTCACGCGGACGACTTCCACTCGATTGTGGCTTTTGATCCGGCGACACGAAAAACGTCCACTGTCGTTCGCGTGGCGGGAATGCAGAAATGGCTCAATCCAACGTTTGTGGACGACGGCACGAAGCTGTTGTATCTCACCGACCCTGTGTTCCCAACATACGATATCGTCGACGATTTCGCGGTAACCAATATCGGCGGCAAGAAGACGTCGTATTGGACGCGCGACTTTCGCTGGCTCTACCGATTTTATCCCCAATGGGACAACAGGACGCATACGATATTCTCAGTCGGAATGCACGGAAGCGCATACGGGCAGATCTACCGGCTGCGTCGTGGGCAGCAACCCGAATCGGTGACGCGCGGGTCGGAGGACGTTCAAGCATTCGCGCTCTCGTCAGAGCGAGCGTCGATAGCCTGGCTCGGGCTTGACCCGTACGGTCAGGTACGTTTGCACGTCGCGAATGAAGACGGCTCGTCGGCGCGCGCGCTCGTGCGGCTGCATCCCGAGTTCGACGGCTTGAAAATGAGCCGCATCGAGGAGATTCATTACCGCTCGAGCGACGGACTCGAGTTGCCGGCGCTCATTGTCTACCCGATGCATTACGACGCACGTCGCCGATATCCGACGATCGTCCAGATTCACGGCGGCGGCTTCAGTTCGCGACTCACGCTGGACGGAACCATCATCTATGGAGCAGGGCCGCTCGAATGGCAATACTGGGCGAGTCTCGGCTATGCGATGGTGATCACCGATTATCGGATCACGGGGACATACGGCCATAAACCTGTTCAGGAGGCAATCGCCAACCACGACTACTACGAGCGCGATTGCGCCGACGTGGAAGGTGCGGTCAATTACGCGATCGCGCATGGAATAGCCGATCCGAACCGATTGGGTGTCTTCGGCGTGAGCTATGGTGGTACGCATACGAATTTCCTCATCACTCACGATCACCGCTATAGGGCGGCGATCTCGTACGAAGGATGGGGGAACGAATTTTATCACAATGAATCGGCAATCGTTAAGCTTAGCCACGAAGAGCTCGGCTATCTTTACGGCGGTACTCAGTGGGACGTACCGCAGAGATACGTCCGTGAGTCGTCCGTGTTTCATACAAAGAACGTTAAAACTGCGACGATGTTCGTGAGTGGTAATCCGAATCTCGGAAGCGAGCCGCGCGACGATCCCGAGTTCTTATACGCGAGCTTCCGCGACCAAGGCGTTCCGTCTGAATTGATTCAGTACGAAGATGAAGGCCATGTCCTCCACGAGACACAGGATCAAATGGACCTGCTCGCGCGATCGACGGTGTGGTTTGACAAGCACTTGATGCACGCAAAGGGTCCCGCGGCGTCAAATGATCGACCCATGTAG
- a CDS encoding TonB-dependent receptor, translating to MLARVAQFVVAVIFAQLIVSTPGVAQVAPTTSASITGTVTSSSGAPVAGALVTLSGPRKLSTQTDSHGAFAFNGLPIGLYKISAKSAELGTTTPQNLSLQSDVVVSVRYEAAQKGLRVIATTSTTVGAQINSTPASITQISPITNAMEGDTSWRQTLEQIPGVAQAGLGSGSFGGQSGFADSPLMPIQVSIDGALPYESAILLDDMPLIGLQSATSQGGNGTDLGFYPLTAFGSADVIRGPGASASIVDSIGGTLSLHALSSATRNHFDLSISTDPYGGTVIRSMGAIRANKLTAVVTYGLNDSPGPLSGSGPLGYAVFTPTSVNGRSFNCTGTCAVNFLPEPYSDFGGLNFTTGLVQCCVQQSTAWSQISGSAAIAYAISPNVSAQVFYAGQTSRMDDGFYSFAGTFEPPAGYTGSFPSGNHTFPGIGLYLSPAPYENAASLLEEKITATIGSGVLRVAALQNRTFSSYSFQSASSLTQKLYGGGQICTDTSPSCATGTYEPITFNGGQYQLGYTGSTFGEQNLGVANNRDRLVSYTTPLGENMVLGASFVQSYYNEPDQFGENYAGTQIFSLYPPMVAPSVSEVTDESRLSLGINPSRTTTLELADYFVTTHYHVPNPNTPPVAYLDEVYTYSAPRLGFVWRPSTPYAFRFSAGGGFAEAPLSDLLGTNAPPTCQVGDCFTTLTNLALKPEESFSFDAGADARLNGNDLFTFDMYRSNLYGQIYQTSQYEPPCATCGGQPLYVTQFGNLGSSRFEGIALGFKHDVPHGLFGNFSGGFTRSYVLSLPGDFYNSGGTCNFKTQANCQNLQVVPGINMTGAFGTAVPYAQAYGRVGYRWKPGTEIDFVPTYFGNNNTYFRPAFVELDAHARYALSKNLSLMMTFKNITGMYDSGVQVLSAANASGAPVVAGLPSELNGEEYGPRTVLLTMQLHL from the coding sequence ATGCTCGCGCGCGTTGCGCAATTTGTCGTCGCGGTCATCTTTGCGCAGCTGATCGTTTCTACACCGGGTGTGGCGCAGGTCGCGCCGACGACGAGTGCATCGATAACGGGGACGGTGACCTCCAGTAGCGGCGCGCCCGTCGCCGGTGCACTCGTCACCTTATCGGGCCCGCGCAAGCTCTCCACGCAGACGGACAGTCACGGTGCCTTTGCGTTTAACGGGCTACCGATCGGCCTATACAAAATCTCCGCAAAGTCGGCGGAATTAGGCACGACTACACCGCAGAATCTGTCCTTGCAGTCGGATGTTGTCGTTTCGGTTCGGTATGAGGCAGCCCAAAAGGGCCTTCGCGTTATTGCGACGACGTCGACGACCGTCGGAGCGCAGATCAATTCGACGCCGGCGTCAATTACACAGATTAGTCCGATAACGAACGCCATGGAAGGAGATACCTCATGGCGGCAAACTCTCGAGCAAATTCCAGGGGTGGCTCAAGCGGGCTTGGGTAGTGGTAGCTTTGGCGGCCAATCCGGATTCGCCGATAGCCCGTTGATGCCCATACAGGTTTCGATCGACGGCGCGCTCCCTTATGAGTCCGCCATTTTGCTTGATGACATGCCTCTCATCGGTTTGCAGAGCGCGACATCGCAAGGTGGGAACGGAACGGACCTAGGTTTCTATCCACTCACCGCATTTGGATCCGCCGACGTGATACGGGGTCCCGGCGCCTCTGCGAGCATCGTTGATTCGATCGGGGGCACCCTGAGTCTGCATGCGCTGAGTTCGGCCACGCGGAACCACTTCGACCTTTCGATTAGTACAGATCCCTACGGCGGCACCGTCATTAGAAGCATGGGCGCAATACGCGCAAATAAGCTCACTGCGGTCGTTACGTATGGATTAAACGATAGTCCCGGTCCTCTCAGCGGTTCGGGACCGCTAGGGTATGCCGTGTTTACGCCGACGTCGGTCAACGGTCGATCGTTTAACTGTACGGGTACGTGCGCGGTGAATTTTCTGCCGGAACCGTATAGCGATTTTGGCGGCCTTAATTTCACGACCGGCCTCGTTCAGTGCTGCGTCCAGCAAAGCACAGCGTGGAGTCAGATCAGTGGTTCGGCGGCGATAGCATACGCGATTTCACCCAACGTGAGCGCCCAGGTCTTTTATGCAGGCCAGACTTCTCGTATGGACGACGGCTTCTACAGCTTTGCCGGCACGTTTGAGCCTCCGGCTGGCTACACGGGTAGTTTCCCGTCGGGGAACCATACCTTCCCCGGAATTGGCTTGTATTTGAGTCCAGCGCCTTACGAAAACGCCGCGAGCTTGCTTGAGGAAAAGATTACCGCGACCATCGGCAGCGGAGTGCTCCGCGTCGCAGCATTGCAAAATCGGACGTTCAGTAGCTACTCGTTTCAAAGCGCCTCGTCACTAACACAAAAGCTCTATGGTGGAGGCCAAATCTGCACAGACACGAGCCCTAGTTGTGCTACGGGAACATACGAACCAATTACGTTCAATGGTGGGCAGTATCAACTCGGCTATACGGGTAGCACGTTCGGTGAGCAGAATCTCGGCGTTGCGAACAATCGGGACAGATTAGTCAGTTACACGACGCCGCTCGGTGAGAACATGGTCCTCGGAGCCTCGTTTGTTCAGTCATATTATAACGAGCCTGATCAGTTCGGCGAGAACTATGCAGGAACACAGATTTTCTCGCTCTACCCCCCGATGGTGGCGCCGAGCGTTTCGGAAGTCACCGATGAGTCACGGCTCTCCCTCGGTATCAATCCTTCGCGCACGACAACCCTCGAACTCGCCGACTACTTCGTTACAACCCACTATCATGTCCCGAACCCCAACACGCCGCCGGTTGCGTATCTCGATGAAGTGTACACGTATTCTGCACCGCGGCTCGGATTCGTATGGCGACCGAGCACGCCGTATGCCTTCCGATTTTCCGCCGGTGGGGGTTTCGCCGAAGCTCCCCTCAGCGATCTTCTCGGCACGAACGCACCCCCAACGTGTCAGGTCGGAGACTGCTTCACGACTCTCACGAATCTCGCGTTGAAGCCGGAGGAGTCGTTCTCGTTCGATGCAGGCGCAGATGCGCGCCTCAACGGTAACGATCTCTTCACCTTCGATATGTACCGCTCGAATCTCTACGGTCAGATATACCAGACATCGCAATACGAGCCACCGTGCGCGACCTGCGGCGGGCAACCGTTATATGTGACGCAGTTCGGCAATCTTGGTAGCTCGCGGTTCGAAGGCATTGCGCTCGGATTTAAGCATGACGTACCGCACGGCTTGTTCGGGAATTTCTCAGGAGGTTTCACCCGAAGCTACGTCCTCAGCCTGCCGGGCGATTTCTACAATAGCGGTGGAACCTGCAATTTCAAAACGCAAGCGAACTGTCAAAACCTCCAGGTTGTGCCAGGCATTAACATGACGGGCGCGTTCGGAACGGCGGTACCGTACGCTCAAGCCTATGGGCGCGTGGGATATCGTTGGAAGCCTGGAACGGAGATTGATTTTGTCCCTACGTATTTCGGAAATAACAATACATATTTTCGGCCGGCCTTTGTCGAATTGGATGCGCATGCAAGGTACGCACTCAGCAAAAATCTATCTCTCATGATGACCTTCAAAAATATAACCGGCATGTACGATAGCGGAGTGCAAGTGCTTTCGGCTGCGAACGCGAGCGGCGCACCCGTCGTAGCTGGTCTCCCCTCCGAGCTCAACGGCGAAGAATATGGGCCGCGCACAGTGCTTTTGACGATGCAATTGCATCTATAA
- a CDS encoding gamma-glutamyl-gamma-aminobutyrate hydrolase family protein, giving the protein MAVLIGVTSAFRGDQISDEVKRHCAVLRDTGAEPVVLSPDDDATRTLGRNELRGIVFSGGGDVSAVYYGGREELANDRVDQQRDEFEIRLMQECLTREIPTLAVCRGMELANVVLGGTLIEDLREHFGTGYIIAHHQVKESGIQPAAPTHRVSLVDDTRLHALYGAREIRVNSLHHQAIRKLAPGLRACALADDGTIEAVELEAERPFFFGVQWHPEALRDDWTDVLYGRFIAACDPTPPTSGDTSDGN; this is encoded by the coding sequence ATGGCCGTACTAATCGGCGTGACTTCAGCATTCCGCGGCGACCAAATATCAGATGAGGTGAAACGTCATTGTGCTGTATTGCGCGATACCGGAGCTGAGCCGGTTGTTCTTTCTCCTGACGACGATGCAACGCGGACGCTCGGCCGGAACGAGCTGCGCGGAATTGTCTTCAGCGGCGGCGGCGATGTCAGCGCAGTGTATTACGGTGGTCGCGAAGAGCTCGCTAACGACCGCGTCGATCAGCAACGCGACGAGTTCGAGATTCGATTAATGCAAGAGTGTTTGACACGCGAGATCCCCACGCTGGCGGTGTGCCGCGGGATGGAGCTTGCGAACGTCGTTCTCGGGGGAACGCTGATCGAGGATCTGCGTGAACACTTTGGCACGGGCTATATCATCGCGCACCACCAGGTGAAAGAGAGCGGGATCCAACCGGCTGCTCCTACGCACCGCGTTTCACTGGTGGACGACACGCGATTACACGCGCTCTATGGGGCCCGGGAGATCCGCGTCAATTCGCTCCATCACCAAGCGATCCGGAAACTCGCGCCCGGCTTACGCGCATGCGCGCTCGCCGACGACGGCACTATTGAAGCTGTCGAGCTTGAAGCCGAGAGACCGTTCTTCTTTGGAGTTCAGTGGCATCCGGAAGCGCTTCGCGATGATTGGACTGATGTTCTTTATGGACGCTTTATCGCCGCCTGTGACCCCACGCCGCCCACGTCAGGAGATACATCCGATGGGAACTAG
- a CDS encoding LuxR C-terminal-related transcriptional regulator gives MINERSAQTMPTKVSSQPNNRVQRRRELARTLGLCATCCARRPPAGKATCGPCRDAASLRVRRARVREQDRRRSITLGRDYEAAGDLAVEQYAYSDAASHFERATAQSQTTTDKARLCEKVAFALFYGPRPERARPWLERAFDIYAKHDETVPEASRILLRLARQSWLESETVQGLGRIREARNLAGATNDRKVVARANLAIAHYLVLLGRYDEAQQHLRTLRISPLESPETRAILFNQRAIVRAAQGDARAAYADFEVALRAAREISDGYLVTAIWDDYANWATALGDIASARVCRERALLVARERQIAWRVPYLTLRYASLLIVLGEYARAREFVADAMTYDVDTPTLRVLLSIVGTELGLAVSDGALLEKVVDKDVLELAFASGEPARIGPIAAAFGKVYARRRMSSPLRTITSRAVRALESADHAGDILASSAAWGTPPDAERARKILQRRAKAPSGKVAAAFLEAWKLLAARRRLGTRMVIEQARTAAKAFADLGWHHQSAFVAGVSRVQLPAAAATSPGTERDILGDLQPSLTPRERQVAELVLRGYTNRAIATVLSITEHTVESHLSSIFNRLGLRSRWQLMDRVREEHSPG, from the coding sequence ATGATCAACGAACGCTCCGCGCAGACGATGCCCACTAAGGTCTCATCGCAACCGAACAACCGCGTTCAGCGCAGGCGTGAACTTGCGCGTACACTGGGTCTTTGCGCGACCTGCTGCGCACGACGGCCGCCGGCCGGTAAGGCGACATGCGGTCCCTGCCGGGATGCCGCGTCATTGCGTGTCCGCCGCGCTCGCGTCCGCGAGCAGGATCGACGTCGCAGCATTACGCTCGGGCGCGACTACGAAGCGGCCGGCGATTTAGCCGTCGAGCAGTACGCCTATTCGGATGCGGCGTCGCATTTCGAACGCGCCACGGCTCAGAGCCAAACGACGACAGACAAAGCGAGGCTCTGCGAAAAGGTCGCCTTTGCGCTGTTCTACGGGCCACGTCCTGAGAGGGCGCGCCCGTGGCTTGAGCGCGCATTCGACATCTACGCCAAGCACGACGAGACTGTGCCTGAAGCGAGTCGAATTCTGCTGCGGCTCGCGCGCCAATCGTGGCTAGAAAGCGAAACCGTCCAGGGCCTTGGGCGGATCCGCGAGGCGCGCAATCTCGCTGGCGCGACAAACGACAGGAAAGTCGTGGCACGAGCGAATCTGGCAATCGCGCACTACCTTGTTTTGCTCGGTCGATACGACGAAGCTCAACAACATCTACGTACTCTGCGCATCTCGCCACTCGAGAGCCCGGAGACGCGTGCGATACTCTTCAATCAGAGGGCGATCGTACGGGCAGCACAGGGCGACGCGCGAGCCGCCTACGCTGACTTTGAAGTGGCGCTCCGAGCGGCACGCGAGATTTCCGACGGATATCTTGTAACAGCAATTTGGGATGACTACGCGAATTGGGCGACTGCGCTCGGCGACATTGCGAGCGCTCGTGTCTGCCGCGAGCGGGCTCTACTGGTTGCTCGCGAGCGACAAATCGCATGGCGCGTTCCATACTTGACTCTGCGTTATGCCAGCTTGTTGATCGTCTTGGGCGAATATGCTCGTGCGCGAGAATTCGTCGCGGATGCAATGACCTATGATGTCGACACCCCGACACTCCGCGTCTTGCTGAGCATCGTCGGTACCGAACTCGGGCTTGCTGTGAGCGACGGAGCCCTGCTGGAGAAGGTCGTCGACAAGGACGTACTCGAGCTCGCATTTGCATCAGGTGAACCTGCACGAATCGGCCCAATCGCGGCCGCGTTTGGCAAAGTGTACGCGCGCCGCCGCATGTCTTCGCCGCTGAGGACCATCACGTCGCGCGCAGTCCGAGCCCTTGAAAGCGCCGATCATGCCGGTGACATACTCGCCTCATCCGCAGCTTGGGGGACGCCACCGGATGCCGAACGTGCGCGCAAAATACTGCAGCGGCGTGCGAAGGCGCCTTCGGGGAAGGTTGCCGCCGCATTTCTCGAGGCTTGGAAGTTGCTTGCGGCTCGTCGACGCCTAGGCACGCGAATGGTAATCGAACAGGCTCGCACGGCGGCAAAGGCCTTCGCAGATCTTGGATGGCACCACCAAAGCGCGTTCGTCGCCGGAGTTTCGCGAGTCCAACTGCCGGCAGCCGCAGCTACGTCGCCGGGCACGGAACGTGACATTCTGGGCGACCTGCAGCCGTCGCTCACGCCTAGAGAACGTCAAGTCGCCGAGCTCGTCCTTCGCGGCTATACGAACCGCGCTATCGCGACCGTCTTATCGATTACTGAACATACGGTCGAGAGTCACTTGTCGTCGATCTTTAACAGACTAGGTCTACGGTCGCGCTGGCAGCTCATGGATCGCGTACGCGAGGAGCATTCGCCGGGATAG